Within Hydractinia symbiolongicarpus strain clone_291-10 chromosome 11, HSymV2.1, whole genome shotgun sequence, the genomic segment ttcttcttcttccttcttcttcttcttcttcttcttcttcttcttcttcttcttcttcttcttcttcttcttcttcttctcttctttcttctcttcttcttcttcttcttcttcttcttcttcttcttcttcttcttcttcttcttcttcttctctcttcttcttcttcttcttcttctttcttcttcttcttcttcttcttcttcttcttcttcttctttatattattatttgcttTGTAGTTGTTCCTCACCAGTGGGGTACAGATCTGGCAGACAAAATAGAATCTCACTTGCGAGTGGATGTTGGTATAAAGGTACTGTCATGCATGAGATTGGACACAGCATGGTAAGAGCTAAGTTTTACGTCATCGTACATAAAATTGACGGAAAAAGATACGACATTTTCAAGAATAACCTTAGGTTCATGGAAAAAACAttgtcctttttttaaatattgtatCTGAATGTACCATATGCGATTATACTAAGCGGGAACATTTCTTCCTAGGAATTTACCATGAGCAAAGCAGACCAGACAGAGACAACTATGTGCAAATCATATGGAGCAACATTCCAcaaagtaaaattttatttttttctatcctTTTTCTCATGAAATTTCCGGATTCTTTGTTAATATAATGATTTGAATAACACTCTCCTTCTACCAGACACACTCCCTTTGAATAAGCACTTCCCCTTtttgcatgatttttttttcaacagaaGCCACCACTTTAATAAATGCTCCCTTCCCATTCAAAGATACTTTTATTCAAAACATGATGGAAATGTTGAATTTCACTGATAAGCACCTTGATGAGAACTCATTTTAAAAGAAGATACGACTGATGCTGCACAAGTTTTTAATaatatattgataaaaaaatgtgcATTTCATTACcaacaaaagagaaaaaatattgacaaaatccttaaactataaaaaatcgaaaaattcaaataaaacaaCAGTGCTTCTTCGAAGCTTTACGGTTACCCAATTCAAAACATAGCCATCGTCCTATATGCTTGTTAGAATTAATAGGAGCGTGCATATACATTTGCGATCCAACTACTCACTAAATGTATTAACTAGTATGCACCACGATAGATGATATTCAACGATTGGAAATATTTTAGGCAGACATCGTATTTTACTTCTGTCTATATCGTAGCAGTCccgtttaatatttttaaaagcaattttacTCTTTGACatacatttcttttattttcgctTTTTAGATCGACAGTTCAACTTCAGGAAGCAATCCTACAACATCATTGATCGTAATATTAGAACTCCATATGATTACGGATCAATGATGCACTACGGCGCAAAGGCTTTTGGCAATGGTAAAACCACCATTAGAACCCTAAATTCTGCAAGCATTGGACAAAGAAATGGATTCAGTCAAATTGATATCAAGCAAATTAACCTAATGTATTGTTCTTAGATTGGATAAAGCTAACAGAAATGGGACTAAATATCTATCTATGTTTACACtcttgtaatgttttttttctcacattaaGCCAACAACTCTTTATTTGTCCCATAACTTCCGTGTTCTAATTATATGTTTGCATCACTGGTCAGGCAAAAAGGAAACAAAATCTAACCTAAATTAGGTGGTTTAACAAGACACAAACGCGCATTTTTAACGGCCTTtcgtagaaaaatatttttcacttaAGGATGTTAGTATCCAACGGCTTCAATTATGTTTCATAAAAAACTCAAGAAAATCCATATGTGTTGATGTTTCTTTTCTGTTTCGGTTTTGTTTGCAAAGTAGCAAGTAAACATGCCTGGATTATACTGTCGAGGTCAGCtggttgttttaaaaaacatgtacaTTTACTTTTAATTAGGAGAACCACAACAGGGTTTTTTTTAGTGCGTGTCTTACACGAAAGACGAAGCTTTTGGCGGGAAAGATTTTATAAGCAAATAAGACAAAAAAACCCAGCTTTAATCATCTTAGAATTCACATTGACActcaaatataactgaaaacgACAGAAGCGTACCTTAAAAAAATTCCATATGAATAATTATGCACAAGCACCTTGCTTTTAAAtcaagtttttttgttaaaagaaaCTCTAAAATAGCTAGCTCTGCATAAAAGGATAAACTGTTATGAATACAATTGACTCTTCTTGTGAATTACAAAACTCAGTTGAGCATAAATAAATTGATTTGTAGCCCTGTTAATTAAAGAAAACACTCCCGAAAAGAATGTTGAAAATCCAAAAATCAGATTATTCACGTGTTCAAAATTTGAAGAAGAATTCTTCTTGATTAAAATAAGTTGGATTATGAGTTTAAAGGTCTTAGAATAAACAACGAGAGAGCCAGTTTCAAGTAATGGCCAGTATCTAAAACTCTAAgaagtatgggacctaaaattATTGCATGCAGGATGATACCAAATtaatatagaaaataaaaatcaacaGGAATAGTCTCATAAATCTACAGAAATTAACCTGCTCCTGTTAACAGCTACTTCCTCGGCTCATAGACAGACAgaaatacgggtattataatatagactagttggtaacccatggaaaaatccacggggtcgcccgtccttttatatattgcattttgTGTACGTCTTTTTTCCATTAATTTAGTGAATAGGACACtttacaagacaaaaaataacaaaagaaataagtataaaatctaaaaattaaaagtttggtAGGTACGAAAACTCAAAATAAAACCTCAAAAACATGTTATGCGACAACAATTCAAATTTATAATACCCAGTACAGGTTCCATACTTaaccatttctaaaaaaaattgaatcaacGTAGATTTCACACTGTTTTCTATGTAACTTCAGAAGCATTACAATGTGAGTTggtttaagttttattttggACTACTGAATTTTTCCCGAATGTTTAAGAATATCAGAACGGAAAAAACGTTAAGGGGACgggaaaacataaaaacaaagaatgtgGGACAAAGAGAGTTTTTCTTAATAATCCAGCACCTTGGTGTTCACAAATAACTTATTAAATAGCACAGAAAAAGATCGCCTAATTTAACCAATTGTTGAAATCAAGCCCAGGTATGCTATCGCATGATTTTCGAATTGTTGTTGATGTAGCAGCTTGTAGAGCGTTTTCTTGAATTGACACAATTCCATTCAATGTGTTGCACAAAACTTTTGATAGTGTCATCTTCCTTATTTCGGCTTTTTGAGCAGTTGTAAAGACACCTTCCCGTTCGTAGAAAAATCGATCACCATCTCTCAATCGTTCGAACTGAATTCTTTGAATACACTGAAATGTTGGACCCAGCATTTTTCCATTGGTGCGTCTCTCTGCCATACCAGCTGCAAATATATCAATATCGTTTGGATTGCGGTACACGTTTTTAAGATTTGTAATTGTGCGATTCGGCATTATTCCTACCAAATCGTCAAAGGTGTTGACAGCTGGCAGATTACATATATTTCTCCAAGCTCCGTAAGTTGGCAATCCATGGTCTCTTCCTCTCTGAATATTTAGTGCAGTCAGATCTTCACGTCTAGTTTCCCCAACAGGAACAAATAATCGTCGAATAATACCAAAAGCAAAGGTTGCATCAACCCTTTGTGATTGATTTGCTAGTAACCCAAATGCTGTTGGCTCTATTCCACGTTCACGAATTGATCGCGTATCAGAGAATGATGCTTGAAGAGAGATGTCATCAAATGCCTTTTCATAGGCATTGTTAAGTTGAGCCCATGCGTTCGGGATCAAACTGTGACCAAATCTAAATGCTGCAGTTGAAAAGACGTTTAATATACTAGGATCAACTGATGTATTGTATCCTTGATAAGGACTCAAATCAACAATATTAGGCAGAAACTCATCGTAAACCATTCGTTGCCAAATAGCGATATTAATTTTTCTAGCCGTTTCAAACAGTAACTTTTCATCCCATACTCTTGCAAGCTTTTTCAATTCCTTTGCCAGATAGTTGTGATTTCTGACAAAGATGGTATGCATGGTATGTAAAGCAATATTTTCATCTCCTCTTTCATCACCAACCAATGCACAGCCGCCAGGGTTGTTACATTCAGGGTCTGTTGCTGGGATTTTTACTGGAAGCAAATTGTCTGATGTTACTCTCATTAAACCAGTTCCTAAAATTGATATAAATACTTGTCTCATTGACAAAGACTATTAAACGTATTTATAACTAATGCACTACAGGCAATTCTGACTTACCATCCAACTGTCGCAAACTGTTATGAATGTCTAAATCGTTACTGTAAACTTGTCCAAGATCAAGGTAAGAGGAAAGGACATTAATTTGTTGTCTTGTTGTTTGTGGTTGACCAGAGGGTTGACAGACAGGAAATGAACGAGGAAATGATGTGCAAAGTTTTCCGGTATTTGATCTCAGGATTGGAAAACATGGATATGTAAAAGCCTCAATGGATCCACATCTGAATCAAAACAAAACCATATAGTTTAGTCTAAGGTTTACTTATAAGCATATTGAACTGAAATTTCATATATGATTTAAAATGGACTCTTACCCTGCCGAAACATCGCAAGATGGATGCGTAGTTAGTCCGATATCGTGATCAAGTAACTGTCCGAATGCCATAAACATTGCCGATAAACCTCTCCTTGCTCTTTGTATGTTGACATTTTGGACACGAAATACTGCATCTGAGACTTGTCTGGCAGTGGGTACTATTGGAATCGTTTGAGGAAAACCTCGCGGTGTGTCGATACCGTCAACGTAATCTGCAGCTAAATAAACAAATGTGCtgatcttttaaaagttttgtaattCAAAATGTTGGCATTTAAACTTTTCATATCTAAGACTTATTGTTGTTATCATGTGAATATTGCTTACCCACTAGTCTTGCTAATGGTGTGTTGGCAGCTCCTAGTGTTACATCCTCAAGGTTATTACAGGTACCATCAACTGTTCGAAATCCTTTTAGCAATCTGAAGAAATCACACTTTGGCTCCGCAACAACAGAAATACAGTTCGCCAGTGTATCACCAGGGTTGAATGgagtttctaaaaaataaaattcaaataaaaagtaagagaaaaaaaatgcgCAGGGTGCGAACAGTCATTCTCAAAtgtaaatatttgaaataaGGTGATAAATATGAAGAACTAACGTTGACCAAATACAGTGTAGCAAATGAGCAACATCAGCGCTGGTGAAAGTAAAGATGTCATCTTCGTATTTTTAGTTTCTTCACTAAACCTATTAATTTGTAATTATTCCTTTGTTAGTGCTTTCAGTTTGTTCTTCTTGTTAGAAGTCTGAAAGCTGTGTGAAGAAAACTAGTTCTGCTAGCAGTATTTATACTTTTACCCTTACGACAACAATTAAAGTGTGTTCCGTTCTTGCTGACGTATGGCACAATGAATCTGGTGATTGAAATGCGTTGTCAttgtttttaatgataaaaataaatccCATCCTACGGGAAGCGTTTGGTTTCTAAAACTTGGCATGGGCGACAGATTTTAGAAACTTGCAACGCAAATGTAATTCATTAAAACAAttaattattgtaaaaaaaatgttactcaGTAAAAAAGGCTTGTTTAAATAGTCGCAATTACATATATCTCGAattgcatgttttttaaaattttagaattttgatgtGTTGGCATTATAATCATATTCAGCATCATGGAATTGGTGTGTATAAATTAATCCAATATGTGAAAGTGCTGCTTTGGTGGTGCTAATGTTACGGTCAAAGTATTTAATCTTCTTTTTCAAGCAGATGTCAATTAgtataaaattacaaaaaagggTTTTCATAGGTTGTTTGTTTGCCGTATGAATccaaaaatgttatattttatcAAGTTTTATGTAAGGACTTTGAAAAATCACATTCATTTTGTTCAACAAAGTTGAGAAATAGCAGCAGTACATCAGAGAAAacaaattcgggaaaggtgtatcaCGTGCTTATTCATAGGCAAGTGAAAATTCAATATCAGTTTGTTGCCTTACAGAATAAGATGAAATAGtcctgtttttaatttaaagtaaaTCGAAAGGCAAGTTTAGACAAAGTAGTGGTGTTAATTGTAAATTGTcgtgtaaataaattaaaaaaagtctatgtcaagttaaaatagccacagcaaaagaaaaaagaacacaTCAAAGGATTCTCCAAGGCGGGGAAATATTTAACACTTACTTAAAAATTTGAGCATGCGTATGTTTACAAGCGTTAtgcttatattatatttattattttattatttaaaacatGTACATATGCTTTACGAAAGACGTCATTAAGATTTTGGAGAAGTCAAAATCTAAGTCGTTTGTTGATGCAACGTGCTTTTGGAAAAAATCGCCGTTTTTCAGTATCGTGAGAATATATGTTAGTCAATATATGCGCTGTGAATAAGAcggaatgttttgttttttaaccaaatctgacatattaaacaaaaataatgtgtCAGAATTACCAGAATTAGACCAAGAAATACCgcaagaaaatgtttttctcaTCTATATTGTCTTGCGGTTAAAGTTAAAACGATTTATTTTAGCTCACCAAACAAAAAATGCTGATCAACCTGTCTGTACATTGAATTTTCTTATAAGTCGTtagaccgtggaaaaatccacgggttcgcccgtcctttttataccgcattgcgtgcgtctcgctacttgcgcagctaagctaccattttgcgtgatagacagacagacgtatacgggtattataatatagataacacAGAGAGTTTACCTTCATTGTGGCAATTAAGAGTTGAGTATCTTTGCAAAAGGTTTTAAAAGATATTAACTTTAAAATAGCAGTAATTATTATTTACACAAACCGCATCTTTTAAATTAGTCATATATTATCTATCTATACCCCCACCACatctcaaaagaaaacaaacaaaaaacaacagcaataaatttacaattttgTGGAAGCAGATTATATTGAAACTCTAGCAGTATGTACAGAAAAATCTGCGATAGATGTTTCTACATGACGATACAATTAAAAAAGTTGAGTAGAAGTCGATATGATTTAAAATACACGAGTATGATATTTTCTAGCCATAAAAAATCTTGTTTAAGGGGAAATATGTTGTATAAAACTAGCCAGGtggcaatgaaaaacgacttcccCCTTTTTTTGTTACAACTCTATTTATAACTACCTATGCGCGACCATAAGAACGGACACAGACGCTGAAGGAAAACTGCACTAATTTTAATAAGTTGTTGTGTGTTTTTATGCTTCAGGAAATGGAACTAATTTCAACTCAGAATGGATTAATATCGTTCCCACCAAGAGGCGAAACTTTTTTATGTTGATAAGGACAACTGCGTAGACGTACTTCCTTGATTAATTACATTGCGATGAAAATGAATTTTATTCCTACGCGTAGATGCAAACAGACAAAACCCATTATTCCTACGcacttaatttatattttaattgtttcacAGGAACAAAAGTTAAATGGAATAAACGCTGACATAGCGTTGTGTCTTTAAAGTATAACCTTTGTCAAGAATATCAAAACgcattgttttgtgtttgttattCACATGGGTTTAATTAGTATTACTAATTTTTTGTTTGGACTCATTTTTGTGGTTCGTTACCAATGTGTTATTCATTTCAATAGCCATCAACTCGTAATAAAAAGTCTAACTTAAAAACATGCTCCATAATATTAGCCGTATTTCATGTGTTCAAAATGGCGGCGCGCAGCTTTATTCCGAGTCCCCTGCAGAATAAATAATTTACTGACGGAGGTGAACCCGTTGATTTTTTAATGGGTTAACGGTTAGGTTCTTTTAAAAGTCATCTTCCTTCAAAGAGCTGCAAAAACGTTGGTcgtaaaagaataaaatattttcgtgGGGGATGGAAGAGTTATACTGtgtgtgtattttttaatgTAAAGGAGAAGCACGATCTTAAAATCTAAGGCCTAATCGACATTGGAAAATTGAGAATTGGCCCAACTTGTTCTTTACTACATGCAGATCGTAAAAATTGTGCTAAGAAAACTATTATTTTCAGTTAGCCAGACGTGCATTGACTTAAAAAACGCAAAGCTGTATATTTACGCCGTCATGAATCAATCTGTGACGTAAAACTTGAGATTTCCAAGCTATTTTTAATTCATATGCCATGCAATTATCTTAAGATCCAAGCTGCTGTCGTCCTTGGTTGTACGTAGTATGTTGATAAAGAAGAGAAGTACACGTCcagtttaaaaacataaatcaACAATTATTAAAAATTGTTGAAATAAGGAAAAATGCAAACGTGCCTTCCGTATATTCTCTAAACATGTGaagtataaaaacaatttaaaatggaCATGAACATTTTGTAAACTTATGGTTTCCTAATTACTTTCCGAATAATGCATTCCACAAACACATTCTGAGTAATCACAATTTAGGTAGGAAAGAACTTTTTTTCGAAACTTCCTCGTTACAAAGATAAGATTTCTATCAAGCAGAACTTTCATAGTTACTAAACGCCGTAAACCGAAAGTTTTAATTGCTCTTAAACAAAAATCACATTGTTTTGCGGTGGATTACTTAAATACCTATCGATAAGAACgatcaaaacatatttaaattcgGTGATTTTGTTTATTGTCACCGATGAAACCCAATAACGTGTCTTAGAATCGTAGTAAAAGTTGAAACGCTCTTATAGAAAATGTAGGCCAAAGAGAGTTATTTAGAAAATGTAGGCCAAAGAGAGTTATTAAGAAAATGTAGGCCAAAGAGAGTTATTTAGATGCTGAAAAACGTATAAGAAATTGAAGTGCTTAAGATGCGTGGCTGCTTAACCTTGACTGTGATTCTCTTGAAATATTCTAATGCATATTGGTGAACAAAGTCTGATTGTCTTTTACTTTCTAAAGTGTTTTTTGATTCATAAGATAATgagtaaaaaaggaaaatttatttttgttgtgatCACGTTAACTCTAGTTATAGACTTTAATTGGATGTATGCGTCAACAGGATTTGCGACCAATTTAATTTAGTCAAAACTAATTAAGTGGCACCCTATGAAACCCTCTACATTCGgtgttaattattttttgaaaaacacacTTATATAATTATAGTATGAGCGAAAGTGAAACTTTGAAAACAATAACATTTTAGTTGTACAAAGTTTACGAAATGTTGCTATCTCCTTTTTGTAAAAGTATCTATCAAAAATCCTGATGGTCTGAATTAATTGACATGAAACTAGTAGCTATCGTTAGCTTAATTATATACCCTTTCTTGAATTCAAAAGATGTGGTAAAATTACCATTCCCCTCCTTAAAATGAGACCTAAAATATCCCCTAAAATAGGGTTTAGGTTGGTGATGTAATAAACTGTCAATGGTGAAGGCAAAGCTTCACGAAACGAAAGACCATCCTTAACATTTCTGGGGGCAATAGAGAGAACTGTATGTTTTGTcacaaatatgttaaataagtttttatattcttatataTAATCGTATTAAAAAATTCACTTTTGCATGTTGTAGACTATTCGTTTGTCATGGGAATAACAAAGCCGAAGTggacgtattttttaaattgcaattatttttaaattagacATTGATTGCTAAAATGACAAGTCAACATTTTCAACGTGACATTACCGCAAAcggtttattctttttattttataacaatATACCCTATAAGAATATTTAAGATGATATTAGACGAAAAGTTAACAATACCCTAAGAAATACCCTATTAATTAATAAAATTCCCTTTTCAGGtttcatttgaaatattttctagttttatttttgtcatttgaATTAGGCTGCTTAAACGACAGCAACTTAGGACGAACTTCTACATCAGTTTGCATTCTCAGATTTTCAGCCTTAAGCTAAGAATATCCGGATGATTTTTGACTAAAGGTTAATTGTTGAAACGAAAAAACCCTTCTTACAAAAAGAGTGTTCATTAAATTTCATCATGATGATTTTAATCACAGCAGAATAGTTGTAAATTATATTCTGGTAAACCTTTATCGACTTCTAATCAATTTTAATAACATATAAGTAGAATAAAGTAGATTGACAAGGGATTAAAAAAATCGAGttaaagtttaacaaaaaaacccgacaattagaaaaaacaaaaaaattgttatgaaaaATGGAAACTGTGGTAAACTTCTAAAAACGTATATAGAGCGCTTGTTGTCTCACTTCAGGCATCAGTCAACATAACTTCTAAAATGTTTGTTAAATTCAGCGTCAAATAAGTCCCAATAGAGGTCCTTTCGCAAGATTTTGgaatcattgttttttttatagttttacttatgttttttgtttatgtctTTTGTTGCTAATgtctaatttaaaaataagtgcaATATAAAAAATACGACAAGTGAATAATCTACAACATGCAAAAGTGACTTTTGTGGAGTATGATTGCAACAGGAGGAATATGGAAATTTAATTAACATCTTTGTAAAATAACGTTCAGTTCCAGGCTCAATTTTCTCTCTACTTAACCACAAGATGCTGGGAATGGTTTTTCGTTTCGTGAAGCTTTGCCTCTACCAATGGCAGGTCATTACGTCACCAACCTAAACCCTACTTTAGGGGTTATTTTAGGTCTTCTGATTTATAAGCTTCTTTGGGTTATATTGTTGATCTACcaagatttttatt encodes:
- the LOC130614459 gene encoding lactoperoxidase-like encodes the protein MTSLLSPALMLLICYTVFGQQTPFNPGDTLANCISVVAEPKCDFFRLLKGFRTVDGTCNNLEDVTLGAANTPLARLVAADYVDGIDTPRGFPQTIPIVPTARQVSDAVFRVQNVNIQRARRGLSAMFMAFGQLLDHDIGLTTHPSCDVSAGCGSIEAFTYPCFPILRSNTGKLCTSFPRSFPVCQPSGQPQTTRQQINVLSSYLDLGQVYSNDLDIHNSLRQLDGTGLMRVTSDNLLPVKIPATDPECNNPGGCALVGDERGDENIALHTMHTIFVRNHNYLAKELKKLARVWDEKLLFETARKINIAIWQRMVYDEFLPNIVDLSPYQGYNTSVDPSILNVFSTAAFRFGHSLIPNAWAQLNNAYEKAFDDISLQASFSDTRSIRERGIEPTAFGLLANQSQRVDATFAFGIIRRLFVPVGETRREDLTALNIQRGRDHGLPTYGAWRNICNLPAVNTFDDLVGIMPNRTITNLKNVYRNPNDIDIFAAGMAERRTNGKMLGPTFQCIQRIQFERLRDGDRFFYEREGVFTTAQKAEIRKMTLSKVLCNTLNGIVSIQENALQAATSTTIRKSCDSIPGLDFNNWLN
- the LOC130614209 gene encoding zinc metalloproteinase nas-4-like — its product is MKSIGAVLLLLASCISIHCAWVDEMENPGMFEGDIQLDPDEKEGILKTGNAFASIKGGRWPGGRITYQIDSSIGSRGVSAINNAIANYHRYTCLKFTKVSRGAGIEFYRGSGCSSPVGYRSGRQNRISLASGCWYKGTVMHEIGHSMREHFFLGIYHEQSRPDRDNYVQIIWSNIPQNRQFNFRKQSYNIIDRNIRTPYDYGSMMHYGAKAFGNGKTTIRTLNSASIGQRNGFSQIDIKQINLMYCS